A window of Streptomyces sp. SAI-127 contains these coding sequences:
- a CDS encoding Ppx/GppA phosphatase family protein produces the protein MRLGVLDVGSNTVHLLVVDAHPGARPLPAHSHKAELRLAQLLDEAGAIGPEGVEKLVSVVNDALQAAEDKGVEDLLPFATSAVREASNADDVLARVQAETGVELQVLTGAEEARLTFLAARRWFGWSAGKLLVLDIGGGSLEIAYGIDEEPDAVASLPLGAGRLTAGWLPGDPPDPDAIRALRRHVRAQIARTVGEFARFGAPDHVVATSKTFKQLARLAGAARSTEGLYVQRELKRESLEAWVPRLAGMTTDQRAELPGVSEGRANQLLAGALVAEGAMDLFGVEKVEICPWALREGVILRRLDHMGSAQGM, from the coding sequence ATGAGACTCGGTGTCCTCGACGTGGGATCGAACACGGTGCATCTGCTGGTGGTGGACGCGCACCCCGGCGCCCGCCCCCTGCCCGCGCATTCGCACAAGGCGGAACTGCGCCTTGCCCAACTCCTCGACGAGGCCGGGGCGATCGGTCCCGAAGGCGTCGAGAAGCTGGTCTCGGTCGTCAATGACGCGCTCCAGGCCGCCGAGGACAAGGGCGTCGAGGACCTGCTCCCGTTCGCCACCTCCGCCGTCCGCGAGGCCAGCAACGCCGACGACGTCCTCGCGCGCGTGCAGGCCGAGACCGGCGTCGAGCTCCAGGTCCTCACCGGCGCCGAAGAGGCCCGGCTCACCTTCCTCGCCGCCCGCCGCTGGTTCGGCTGGTCGGCAGGTAAGCTCCTGGTCCTCGACATCGGCGGCGGCTCCCTGGAGATCGCCTACGGCATCGACGAGGAACCGGACGCGGTGGCCTCCCTCCCGCTGGGTGCGGGCCGCCTCACGGCAGGCTGGCTCCCCGGCGACCCCCCGGATCCGGACGCCATACGGGCCCTGCGACGCCACGTACGCGCCCAGATCGCCCGCACGGTCGGCGAGTTCGCCCGCTTCGGCGCTCCCGATCACGTGGTCGCCACCTCCAAGACCTTCAAGCAGCTGGCCCGCCTGGCAGGCGCGGCCCGCTCGACGGAGGGCCTCTACGTCCAGCGCGAACTGAAGCGCGAGTCCCTGGAGGCCTGGGTCCCGAGGCTGGCCGGCATGACGACGGACCAGCGGGCGGAACTGCCGGGCGTCTCGGAGGGCCGGGCGAACCAGCTCCTGGCGGGCGCCCTGGTGGCCGAGGGCGCGATGGATCTGTTCGGTGTGGAGAAGGTGGAAATCTGCCCCTGGGCGCTGAGGGAGGGCGTCATCCTGCGCAGACTTGACCATATGGGCTCAGCGCAGGGCATGTAG
- the disA gene encoding DNA integrity scanning diadenylate cyclase DisA — protein sequence MAANDRAAAPGKSGGSAGSDGLMRASLSAVAPGTALRDGLERVLRGNTGGLIVLGFDKTVETMCTGGFVLDVEFAATRLRELCKLDGGIVLSSDLSKILRAGVQFVPDATIPTEETGTRHRTADRVSKQVGFPVVSVSQSMRLIALYVDGQRRVLEDSAAILSRANQALATLERYKLRLDEVAGTLSALEIEDLVTVRDVSAVAQRLEMVRRIATEIAEYVVELGTDGRLLALQLDELIAGVEPERELVVRDYVPEPTAKRSRTVDEALYELDALTHAELLELPTVARALGYTGSPEAIDSGVSPRGFRLLAKVPRLPGAIIDRLVEHFGGLQKLLAASVDDLQTVDGVGEARARSVREGLSRLAESSILERYV from the coding sequence GTGGCAGCCAACGACCGGGCGGCAGCTCCCGGAAAGTCCGGTGGGAGTGCCGGTTCCGATGGCCTGATGCGCGCCTCCCTGAGCGCCGTGGCCCCCGGCACCGCTCTGCGCGACGGCCTCGAGCGGGTGTTGCGCGGCAACACCGGCGGACTCATCGTGCTCGGCTTCGACAAGACGGTGGAGACGATGTGCACGGGCGGTTTCGTCCTGGACGTCGAGTTCGCGGCCACGCGTCTGCGTGAGCTGTGCAAGCTGGACGGCGGCATCGTGCTCTCGTCCGACCTGTCGAAGATCCTGCGGGCGGGCGTGCAGTTCGTGCCCGACGCGACGATCCCGACGGAGGAGACGGGCACCCGGCACCGCACCGCGGACCGTGTGAGCAAGCAGGTCGGCTTCCCGGTCGTCTCCGTCTCCCAGTCGATGCGCCTCATCGCCCTGTACGTCGACGGCCAGCGCCGTGTCCTGGAGGACTCGGCGGCGATCCTGTCCCGCGCGAACCAGGCCCTGGCGACCCTGGAGCGCTACAAGCTCCGCCTGGACGAGGTCGCGGGCACGCTCTCCGCGCTGGAGATCGAGGACCTCGTGACGGTCCGGGACGTCTCGGCCGTGGCCCAGCGCCTGGAGATGGTCCGCCGTATCGCCACGGAGATCGCCGAGTACGTGGTCGAACTCGGCACGGACGGCCGCCTCCTCGCCCTCCAGCTGGACGAGTTGATCGCGGGCGTGGAGCCGGAACGCGAACTGGTGGTCCGGGACTACGTCCCCGAACCCACGGCGAAGCGCTCCCGCACGGTCGACGAGGCGCTGTACGAACTGGACGCCCTGACCCACGCGGAGCTCCTCGAACTCCCCACGGTCGCCCGCGCCCTGGGCTACACCGGTTCCCCCGAGGCGATCGACTCGGGCGTGTCCCCCCGGGGCTTCCGCCTGCTGGCCAAGGTGCCCCGCCTGCCGGGCGCGATCATCGACCGCCTGGTGGAGCACTTCGGCGGCCTCCAGAAGCTCCTCGCTGCCAGCGTGGACGACCTCCAGACGGTGGACGGCGTGGGCGAGGCAAGGGCAAGGAGCGTCCGAGAGGGCCTGTCCCGCCTGGCGGAGAGCTCGATCCTGGAGCGGTACGTCTAG
- a CDS encoding SigE family RNA polymerase sigma factor, with protein sequence MAQGEVLEFEEYVRTRQDALLRSARRLVPDPVDAQDLLQTALVRTYGRWETIEDKRLADAYLRRVMINTRTEWWRARKLEEVPTEQLPDASVDDSTEQHADRALLMDVMKVLAPKQRSVVVLRHWEQMSTEETAAALGMSAGTVKSTLHRALARLREELEARDLDARALEREERERCTAA encoded by the coding sequence ATGGCGCAGGGCGAGGTGCTCGAGTTCGAGGAGTACGTCCGCACCCGGCAGGACGCGCTGCTGCGCAGCGCACGCCGTCTGGTCCCGGACCCGGTCGACGCGCAGGACCTGCTCCAGACGGCGCTCGTGCGGACGTACGGCCGCTGGGAGACCATCGAGGACAAGCGGCTCGCGGACGCCTATCTGCGCCGGGTGATGATCAACACCCGCACGGAGTGGTGGCGGGCGCGCAAGCTGGAGGAGGTGCCGACCGAGCAGCTCCCGGACGCCTCGGTCGACGACTCCACCGAGCAGCACGCGGACCGCGCCCTGCTGATGGACGTCATGAAGGTGCTCGCCCCCAAGCAGCGCAGTGTCGTGGTGCTGCGACACTGGGAGCAGATGTCCACGGAGGAGACGGCCGCAGCCCTCGGCATGTCGGCCGGAACGGTCAAGAGCACGCTGCACCGGGCGCTCGCCCGGCTCCGCGAGGAGCTTGAGGCCCGCGACCTGGACGCACGCGCGCTGGAGCGTGAGGAGCGGGAGCGTTGCACGGCGGCCTGA
- a CDS encoding A/G-specific adenine glycosylase: protein MTAPTKPQPQPRPPHSSPADGIIDAAPGAGLHSPVIDWFDEHARDLPWRRPEAGPWGVMVSEFMLQQTPVNRVLPVYEQWLARWPRPADLAAEAPGEAVRAWGRLGYPRRALRLHGAAVAITERHGGDVPTGHAQLLALPGIGEYTAAAVASFAYGQRHAVLDTNVRRVFARAVAGVQYPPNATTAAERKLARALLPEDESTAARWAAASMELGALVCTSRNESCVRCPIAAQCAWRLAGKPEHDGPPRRGQTYAGTDRQVRGKLLAVLREAHAPVPQAVLDRVWHEPVQRARALDGLVADGLVEPLPGGLYRLPLT from the coding sequence ATGACTGCGCCCACGAAGCCCCAGCCCCAGCCCAGGCCCCCGCACAGCAGCCCCGCCGACGGCATCATCGACGCTGCTCCCGGAGCAGGCCTGCACTCCCCCGTCATCGACTGGTTCGACGAGCACGCCCGGGATCTGCCGTGGCGGCGGCCCGAGGCCGGGCCGTGGGGGGTGATGGTCAGTGAGTTCATGCTCCAGCAGACGCCCGTGAACCGGGTGCTGCCGGTATACGAGCAGTGGCTCGCGCGGTGGCCGCGGCCCGCCGATCTGGCCGCGGAGGCGCCCGGCGAGGCCGTGCGTGCCTGGGGCCGGCTCGGCTATCCGCGCCGGGCACTGCGGCTGCACGGCGCCGCGGTCGCCATAACGGAACGGCACGGCGGTGACGTACCGACGGGCCACGCGCAGCTGCTCGCGCTGCCCGGGATCGGCGAGTACACGGCCGCCGCCGTCGCCTCCTTCGCGTACGGGCAGCGGCACGCGGTGCTGGACACCAATGTGCGGCGGGTGTTCGCGCGGGCGGTGGCCGGCGTTCAGTACCCGCCGAACGCCACGACCGCCGCCGAGCGCAAGCTCGCCCGCGCGCTGCTGCCGGAGGACGAGAGCACCGCCGCACGCTGGGCCGCGGCCTCGATGGAGCTGGGCGCGCTGGTGTGCACGTCCAGGAACGAGAGCTGTGTGCGCTGTCCCATCGCCGCCCAGTGCGCCTGGCGGCTCGCGGGCAAGCCCGAGCACGACGGGCCGCCGCGGCGCGGGCAGACGTACGCCGGTACCGACCGCCAGGTCCGCGGCAAGCTGCTCGCCGTGCTGCGGGAGGCCCATGCACCGGTGCCGCAGGCGGTTCTCGACCGGGTGTGGCACGAACCGGTACAGCGGGCACGGGCGCTGGACGGTCTGGTCGCGGACGGGCTCGTGGAGCCCCTGCCGGGTGGTTTGTATCGGCTGCCGTTGACGTAG
- a CDS encoding sugar phosphate isomerase/epimerase: protein MAEPVVRIPDAKVALSTASVYPESTATAFEIAARLGYDGVEVMVWTDPVSQDIEALRRLSDYHGIPILAVHAPCLLITQRVWSTDPWVKLQRARAAAEKLGASTVVVHPPFRWQRQYARDFVSGIWRMANETDVRFAVENMYPWRYRDREMLAYAPDWDVTKDDYRHFTIDLSHAATSRTDAMQMVDRMGDRLGHVHLADGKGSAKDEHLVPGRGSQPCAELLERLALSGFDGHVVIEVNTRRAMSGAEREADLAEALAFTRLHLASAVQVPRR, encoded by the coding sequence ATGGCAGAGCCAGTCGTACGGATCCCGGATGCGAAGGTCGCCCTGTCGACGGCCTCCGTCTACCCGGAGTCGACGGCGACGGCCTTCGAGATCGCCGCACGCCTCGGATACGACGGCGTCGAGGTCATGGTGTGGACCGACCCGGTCAGCCAGGACATCGAGGCCCTGCGCCGCCTCTCCGACTACCACGGCATCCCCATACTCGCCGTGCACGCCCCCTGCCTGCTCATCACGCAGCGCGTGTGGTCGACGGACCCCTGGGTCAAGCTCCAGCGCGCCCGGGCGGCAGCCGAGAAGCTGGGCGCGAGCACGGTCGTCGTGCACCCGCCGTTCCGCTGGCAGCGCCAGTACGCCCGTGACTTCGTCAGCGGGATCTGGCGGATGGCGAACGAGACGGACGTACGGTTCGCCGTCGAGAACATGTACCCCTGGCGCTACCGCGACCGCGAGATGCTCGCCTACGCCCCCGACTGGGACGTCACCAAGGACGACTACCGGCACTTCACGATCGACCTCAGCCACGCGGCGACCTCCAGGACCGACGCGATGCAGATGGTCGACCGGATGGGAGACCGTCTCGGCCATGTGCACCTCGCCGACGGCAAGGGCTCCGCGAAGGACGAGCACCTCGTGCCCGGCCGCGGGTCCCAGCCCTGCGCCGAGCTCCTGGAGCGCCTCGCACTGAGCGGCTTCGACGGCCATGTCGTCATCGAGGTCAACACCCGGCGCGCGATGTCCGGCGCCGAACGTGAGGCCGATCTCGCCGAGGCCCTGGCCTTCACCCGCCTCCATCTGGCCTCAGCGGTGCAGGTGCCCCGGCGATGA
- the radA gene encoding DNA repair protein RadA produces MAARTKSAKERPSYRCTECGWQTAKWLGRCPECQAWGTIEEYGAPAVRTTTPGRVTTSAVPIGQVDGRQATARSTGVPELDRVLGGGLVPGAVVLLAGEPGVGKSTLLLDVAAKSASDEHRTLYVTGEESASQVRMRADRIRAIDDHLYLAAETDLSAVLGHLDAVKPSLLILDSVQTVASPEIDGAPGGMAQVREVAGALIRASKERGMSTLLVGHVTKDGAIAGPRLLEHLVDVVLSFEGDRHARLRLVRGVKNRYGATDEVGCFELHDEGITGLADPSGLFLTRRAEPVPGTCLTVTLEGRRPLVAEVQALTVDSQIPSPRRTTSGLETSRVSMMLAVLEQRGRISALGKRDIYSATVGGVKLSEPAADLAIALALASAASDTPLPKNLVAIGEVGLAGEVRRVTGVQRRLSEAHRLGFTHALVPGDPGKIPSGMKVLEVADIGDALRVLPRSRRREAPRDDEDRR; encoded by the coding sequence ATGGCTGCCCGTACGAAGTCCGCCAAGGAGCGTCCGTCCTACCGCTGCACCGAGTGCGGCTGGCAGACGGCCAAGTGGCTCGGCCGCTGCCCCGAGTGCCAGGCCTGGGGGACGATCGAGGAGTACGGCGCGCCCGCGGTGCGTACGACGACACCCGGCCGCGTCACCACCTCCGCCGTGCCCATCGGCCAGGTCGACGGCCGTCAGGCCACCGCCCGCTCCACCGGCGTGCCCGAGCTGGACCGGGTGCTCGGCGGCGGTCTCGTGCCCGGCGCCGTGGTGCTCCTCGCGGGCGAGCCCGGCGTCGGCAAGTCCACGCTGCTGCTGGACGTGGCGGCCAAGTCGGCGAGCGACGAGCACCGCACGCTCTATGTGACCGGCGAGGAGTCGGCGAGCCAGGTCCGGATGCGCGCCGACCGCATCCGCGCTATCGACGACCACCTGTATCTGGCCGCCGAGACCGACCTGTCCGCGGTCCTCGGACACCTGGACGCGGTGAAGCCGTCCCTGCTGATCCTCGACTCGGTGCAGACGGTGGCGTCCCCCGAGATCGACGGCGCCCCGGGCGGCATGGCCCAGGTGCGCGAGGTGGCCGGGGCACTGATCCGGGCGTCCAAGGAGCGCGGGATGTCCACCCTCCTGGTGGGCCATGTCACCAAGGACGGCGCGATCGCGGGCCCGCGCCTGCTCGAGCACCTCGTGGACGTGGTCCTCAGCTTCGAGGGCGACAGGCACGCGCGCCTCAGGCTCGTACGAGGCGTCAAGAACCGCTACGGCGCCACCGACGAGGTCGGCTGCTTCGAACTGCACGACGAGGGCATCACGGGCCTCGCGGACCCGAGCGGACTTTTCCTGACACGTCGTGCCGAACCGGTCCCCGGCACCTGTCTCACCGTCACCCTTGAAGGCCGCCGCCCCCTGGTGGCCGAGGTCCAGGCGCTCACCGTCGACTCACAGATCCCCTCGCCCCGGCGCACCACCTCCGGCCTTGAGACCTCACGCGTCTCGATGATGCTCGCCGTCCTGGAGCAGCGAGGCCGGATCAGCGCACTCGGCAAGCGGGACATCTACTCCGCGACGGTCGGTGGTGTAAAGCTTTCGGAACCTGCCGCGGACCTGGCGATCGCCCTCGCCCTGGCGTCGGCCGCCAGCGACACCCCGCTGCCCAAGAACCTCGTCGCGATCGGCGAAGTCGGCCTCGCAGGCGAGGTCAGACGGGTCACGGGCGTCCAGCGCAGGCTCTCCGAGGCACACCGTCTGGGCTTCACCCATGCACTCGTACCGGGCGATCCCGGCAAGATCCCGTCCGGCATGAAGGTGCTGGAAGTCGCGGACATAGGGGACGCCCTGAGGGTCCTTCCGCGCTCGCGTCGGCGAGAGGCCCCACGGGACGACGAGGACCGCCGGTAG